A single genomic interval of Spirosoma linguale DSM 74 harbors:
- a CDS encoding small-conductance mechanosensitive channel (KEGG: vvu:VV1_1734 small-conductance mechanosensitive channel), with amino-acid sequence MKKKTLLIISFLFFFILPFLGSYLKWGGLPPGYGLFPAQKVADDPPFNQTYFNVCSLVAIFILTFLLLPQLFGFKKKPDAVESEKTAVGYPVWFKPALIVVLISWLLMWGRFKVLKPADNFTFVPLWWGFIFVLDGIVYKRNNGVSLMSAKPNTVKILAVTSAFSWFVFEYQNFFVLENWYYPNNNILSNFGNISWQLVSYTTVLPAIFEWYWLLRTVKSMKNRYSFGPAIRFSTTGQYICLGIGGISLFLMGYFPNELFWMLWVSMLPMLVPAMAISGFWTPFTEISKKGDWSFVVLIAISTLLNGFFWEFWNFGSEWFHDDMPTNPNYWKYSVPYLDKYHLFSEMPILGYFGYLLFGNACWLLWVIVARLVGFDASVDAGQVSEEKVLQIN; translated from the coding sequence ATGAAAAAGAAGACATTGCTGATCATCTCATTCCTGTTTTTCTTTATTCTACCCTTTCTGGGAAGTTACCTGAAATGGGGTGGGCTGCCGCCTGGGTATGGGTTGTTCCCGGCGCAAAAAGTAGCTGACGATCCACCGTTCAACCAGACGTATTTTAATGTCTGTTCACTGGTCGCTATTTTTATACTAACCTTTTTACTGCTGCCGCAACTCTTTGGCTTCAAGAAAAAGCCGGATGCAGTGGAGAGTGAGAAAACGGCTGTCGGGTATCCGGTTTGGTTTAAACCGGCGCTCATTGTTGTTCTGATCAGCTGGCTGCTCATGTGGGGCCGATTTAAGGTGCTGAAACCCGCCGACAACTTTACATTTGTGCCGCTTTGGTGGGGGTTTATCTTTGTTTTGGACGGCATCGTCTACAAACGGAACAATGGCGTGTCATTGATGTCGGCCAAACCCAATACCGTGAAAATTCTGGCGGTTACGTCGGCCTTTAGCTGGTTCGTTTTTGAATATCAGAACTTTTTTGTGCTCGAAAACTGGTATTACCCCAACAACAACATACTCAGTAATTTCGGCAATATCTCGTGGCAGCTAGTCTCCTACACAACCGTACTACCCGCTATTTTTGAATGGTACTGGCTGTTGCGTACGGTCAAATCCATGAAGAACCGGTACTCATTTGGCCCGGCGATCCGATTCTCAACCACAGGTCAATACATATGCCTGGGTATAGGTGGTATTTCCCTTTTTCTGATGGGGTATTTCCCGAACGAATTATTCTGGATGTTATGGGTAAGTATGTTGCCAATGCTGGTTCCTGCTATGGCAATTTCCGGTTTTTGGACTCCCTTCACTGAAATCAGTAAGAAAGGTGACTGGTCCTTTGTTGTTTTAATTGCAATCAGCACGCTATTGAATGGCTTCTTCTGGGAGTTCTGGAATTTTGGAAGCGAGTGGTTTCATGATGATATGCCTACCAACCCAAACTACTGGAAGTACTCTGTTCCTTATCTGGATAAGTACCATCTGTTTTCTGAAATGCCGATTCTGGGGTACTTCGGTTATCTGTTGTTTGGTAATGCCTGCTGGTTATTATGGGTTATCGTTGCCCGTTTGGTTGGTTTTGATGCATCAGTCGATGCGGGCCAGGTGAGCGAAGAGAAAGTATTACAGATAAATTAA
- a CDS encoding lipolytic protein G-D-S-L family (PFAM: lipolytic protein G-D-S-L family~KEGG: mpt:Mpe_A3464 hypothetical protein), protein MQRQLFLLLFVTFLSSCKPATVDTPVGGTVKPSTEKIVIIGSSTAAGWGASEYKYSWAGRLTQQLSTSRVVNLAKGGYTSYQLLPTKSSRPNNRPDADTLRNINAALKEKPTILIISNSSNDVVAGYGVDEVIDNFNVIRSRAFAAGVGTVIITTPIPRKFNADVTAKLLLQRDLVMKSYGSFAVNIFDPVANSDNLMKPELLSEDGIHPNDKGHEVIFKIISSFLL, encoded by the coding sequence ATGCAACGACAGCTATTTCTATTACTTTTTGTTACTTTTTTATCAAGTTGTAAACCAGCGACTGTAGATACACCGGTAGGGGGCACCGTAAAGCCCTCTACTGAAAAAATTGTCATCATCGGCTCGTCTACGGCAGCAGGCTGGGGCGCTTCGGAGTATAAATATTCATGGGCGGGACGGCTTACCCAGCAACTATCAACTAGCCGCGTTGTGAATCTGGCTAAAGGGGGATACACCAGTTACCAGCTTTTGCCAACAAAATCGAGTCGTCCTAATAACCGGCCAGATGCAGACACCCTGCGGAATATAAACGCTGCGCTAAAGGAAAAACCGACTATATTAATCATCAGTAACTCATCAAATGATGTTGTGGCTGGCTATGGCGTTGATGAGGTCATTGACAATTTTAATGTAATCAGAAGCCGAGCTTTTGCCGCTGGGGTAGGTACTGTAATCATTACCACGCCTATTCCCCGTAAGTTCAATGCCGATGTTACAGCTAAGCTGCTGCTTCAGAGAGACTTGGTTATGAAAAGTTATGGCTCGTTTGCTGTCAATATATTTGACCCCGTAGCCAACTCGGATAATTTAATGAAGCCGGAACTCCTAAGTGAGGACGGCATCCA
- a CDS encoding conserved hypothetical protein (KEGG: msl:Msil_3083 hypothetical protein), whose product MKRLLILLLLLGNLLYLAGCSGCSRSGSHQPRRSKRNSTAQTEQPPAKTPVDRQPVLTKMGSGPTEVAMKKENGVYTVPVTVNGTRMKFILDTGASLISISATEAEFMMKQGTITDDDVVGQARFQNANGDISPGAIIRLKSVQIGNRVLENVNANVVSTAKAPLLLGQSALSQFGKISVDYRRNIVTFD is encoded by the coding sequence ATGAAACGACTACTCATCCTCTTACTCCTTCTCGGCAACCTGCTGTATCTGGCTGGTTGTTCAGGATGCTCGCGGTCGGGTAGTCATCAGCCACGCCGAAGCAAGCGAAACAGTACCGCCCAAACGGAACAACCACCGGCCAAAACACCAGTCGACAGGCAACCCGTACTCACTAAAATGGGCAGCGGCCCTACTGAGGTGGCGATGAAAAAAGAGAACGGCGTTTATACCGTGCCCGTAACCGTGAACGGAACCCGCATGAAGTTCATCCTGGATACGGGGGCCAGCCTGATTTCCATATCGGCCACCGAAGCCGAATTTATGATGAAGCAGGGCACTATAACGGATGATGATGTGGTAGGGCAAGCCCGATTTCAGAATGCCAATGGTGATATATCGCCCGGTGCTATTATCCGGCTGAAATCAGTACAGATTGGCAACCGCGTTCTCGAAAATGTGAATGCCAATGTGGTGAGCACGGCCAAAGCGCCCCTGCTGCTCGGCCAGTCGGCATTATCACAGTTTGGTAAAATTTCAGTAGATTATCGGCGTAATATTGTGACCTTCGATTGA
- a CDS encoding GCN5-related N-acetyltransferase (PFAM: GCN5-related N-acetyltransferase~KEGG: psb:Psyr_1500 GCN5-related N- acetyltransferase) — translation MTIRFAQPADASAILAVYAPYITGSTITFEYEVPPIAEFAGRIRAIQQQFPYLVAEEEGSLLGYAYASRHRDRPAYQWSVETSVYVHPAGHRRGIARQLYTRLFDLLVQQGYYNAYAGITSPNPQSESFHRSMGFDYIGTYAKIGYKMGAWHDVSWFQRTLQPHQINPVIPMPISHVQGELSAGE, via the coding sequence ATGACCATTCGTTTTGCTCAGCCTGCCGATGCGTCCGCCATCCTGGCTGTCTATGCGCCCTACATTACGGGCTCAACCATTACATTCGAGTATGAAGTGCCGCCCATAGCGGAGTTTGCCGGTCGTATTCGGGCGATCCAGCAGCAATTCCCGTATCTGGTCGCTGAAGAGGAGGGGAGCTTGCTGGGCTATGCGTACGCATCCCGGCACCGGGATCGACCTGCCTACCAATGGTCGGTTGAAACGTCGGTATATGTGCATCCGGCCGGACATCGGCGAGGGATAGCCCGGCAACTTTACACAAGGCTGTTTGATTTATTGGTTCAGCAGGGATATTACAACGCCTACGCGGGCATCACAAGTCCTAATCCCCAGAGCGAATCATTTCATCGGTCGATGGGCTTCGACTATATTGGAACCTATGCTAAAATTGGCTACAAGATGGGGGCCTGGCATGATGTGTCGTGGTTTCAGCGGACGCTACAGCCTCATCAAATAAACCCTGTTATACCGATGCCCATTAGTCACGTTCAGGGCGAATTGAGCGCGGGAGAGTAA
- a CDS encoding magnesium transporter (KEGG: scl:sce8613 Mg2+ transporter~TIGRFAM: magnesium transporter~PFAM: MgtE integral membrane region; MgtE intracellular region; CBS domain containing protein~SMART: CBS domain containing protein), giving the protein MTFELTKEYLDQIQSAIDAGDDATLRTEMEELYPADISGILDELEPESAHYLLSLLDKTVGAEILANLDQTERTNLLKLFTSAEIAPFINQMDSDDAVDVLNQQPIQVREEVIGFLEDREQARFILDLLHYEDGVAGSLMQKELIRINVNLTVNACIEEIRQQAEDVENVYAVYVVDDVGKLLGLVSLKKIVLARKNVKIADIYDDDIVFVETYRPVAEVAEVMQKYDLDAIPVVNVQQRLLGRITIDDVVDVITEQAEEDIQVISGLSGEVEEDDSVWERSKVQLPWLVAGAVGSLLAATVINGFQSELGKIAALAAFIPIIGSTGGNVGIQTSSLILQSLADTSGLSVSLGKRLLRTLLVAVINGLVVGLIAGAYTFIIGEPRLFFVVATSLLAVVMLASFMGTVTPLLLSRIGINPAVASGPFITTANDLIGIGVYFLIAQWLLAEV; this is encoded by the coding sequence GTGACCTTCGAACTCACTAAAGAATACCTCGACCAGATCCAGTCGGCTATCGACGCGGGCGATGATGCCACGCTTCGGACGGAGATGGAAGAGCTTTATCCGGCCGATATTTCGGGAATATTGGATGAACTGGAACCCGAATCGGCCCACTACCTGCTCAGTCTGCTCGATAAAACCGTTGGTGCCGAAATCCTCGCCAACCTCGACCAAACCGAGCGAACTAACCTGCTCAAGCTGTTTACGTCGGCGGAGATTGCCCCGTTTATCAACCAGATGGACTCCGACGATGCCGTCGACGTGTTGAATCAACAGCCCATTCAGGTACGTGAAGAGGTAATTGGTTTTCTGGAAGACCGTGAACAGGCCCGGTTTATTCTGGATTTGCTGCATTACGAAGATGGCGTGGCGGGGAGTCTGATGCAGAAGGAGCTTATCCGGATCAACGTAAACCTGACGGTTAATGCCTGCATCGAAGAGATACGTCAGCAAGCCGAAGACGTAGAGAACGTATACGCGGTCTACGTGGTTGATGATGTGGGTAAATTGCTTGGTCTGGTTTCACTCAAAAAGATTGTCCTGGCCCGCAAAAACGTCAAGATCGCCGATATTTATGACGACGACATTGTGTTTGTCGAAACCTATCGTCCTGTAGCAGAAGTGGCCGAGGTCATGCAAAAGTATGACCTGGATGCCATTCCGGTCGTAAATGTGCAGCAGCGGCTCCTCGGCCGAATCACCATCGACGACGTGGTGGACGTGATTACCGAACAGGCCGAAGAAGACATTCAGGTCATTTCCGGTTTATCGGGAGAGGTTGAGGAAGACGACAGCGTGTGGGAGCGGTCGAAAGTACAACTTCCCTGGCTTGTAGCCGGAGCGGTTGGGAGTCTGCTGGCGGCAACGGTCATTAACGGATTTCAGTCGGAACTTGGCAAAATAGCGGCATTGGCGGCTTTCATCCCCATCATTGGGTCGACGGGAGGGAACGTGGGTATCCAGACGTCGTCGCTCATTCTGCAAAGCCTGGCCGACACCTCGGGGTTAAGTGTAAGTCTTGGTAAACGATTGTTGCGGACACTTCTGGTAGCAGTCATCAACGGACTGGTTGTGGGCCTCATTGCCGGAGCATACACCTTTATTATCGGGGAGCCTCGCCTGTTTTTTGTCGTGGCAACGTCGCTGTTGGCGGTCGTTATGCTGGCGTCTTTTATGGGAACCGTAACGCCGTTGTTACTCAGTCGAATAGGTATTAACCCGGCGGTTGCTTCGGGGCCATTCATTACAACGGCCAACGACCTGATTGGTATCGGCGTTTATTTTTTAATTGCGCAATGGTTATTAGCCGAAGTTTAA
- a CDS encoding hypothetical protein (KEGG: GJ15566 gene product from transcript GJ15566- RA) has protein sequence MSFRHLVLSCLLVLPILLQNCAQVAQPPGGKKDTLAPKLVSSLPTPRQLNYTGKTVELEFDEYVNSENLQQKITITPQDSNTFIVKSLPLGIRLSFNKPFLPNTTYTIDFADGIKDITERNIAKNTKVVFSTGPVIDSLYLTGNVVDDESREPLLGFVVGLFASTDTLPINRKRPQYFARTDSNGNYRIENVKAGLYRVYGFDDKDLNLVNNTPGERIAFRDSVLNLNRNYTGIDLVAFRGYGKPRISRRERTDETLGLELSSGIASYKLRYGRPVSTSAVSTSAVSTTAVSTTAVSTTAVSTTAASTTASTGSYSGDTLISFLETPKMIRLFRPANRAADDTLHLTVVAEDSVGNVTELRERIYFSPLKTKAKNRSPLTVQVSPPSNEPIDNNLEFTLVFSKPVFSYKTERIIIGPDSTKPFVLTPANLTWTNNKSRLVIRQKTNLTDTLLFRLQKGAFISVQGDTLARYSARYTIAEEDSYGLIAGHVNPATTGAAGNKFIVELLDDKYTVVRSAYGTPSYSFGRLKPGLYRVRLIIDANGNRKRDIGNVLKGLQPERMIYNPGTEENGTIRVKQNFELTDIDF, from the coding sequence ATGTCGTTTCGTCACCTTGTCCTGAGTTGTTTACTCGTTCTTCCAATTCTGCTTCAAAACTGCGCGCAGGTTGCTCAGCCGCCGGGTGGTAAGAAAGATACGCTGGCCCCGAAACTGGTAAGCAGTCTACCCACTCCCCGCCAATTGAATTATACCGGCAAAACCGTTGAACTGGAGTTCGATGAATACGTCAACAGCGAGAATCTTCAGCAGAAAATAACGATTACACCCCAAGATAGTAATACGTTTATCGTGAAGTCGCTGCCCTTAGGCATCCGGCTGAGCTTTAACAAACCTTTTCTGCCTAATACGACCTACACGATCGACTTTGCCGATGGCATCAAAGATATTACCGAACGAAACATTGCCAAAAATACCAAAGTAGTATTTAGTACGGGGCCTGTTATCGACTCACTTTACCTAACGGGAAATGTGGTGGACGACGAAAGTCGCGAACCCTTGCTCGGTTTTGTCGTGGGTCTCTTTGCCTCGACGGATACGTTGCCCATCAACCGAAAACGCCCGCAGTATTTTGCCCGGACAGACAGTAACGGCAATTACCGGATCGAAAACGTAAAAGCCGGACTGTATAGAGTCTATGGTTTTGACGATAAGGATTTGAATCTGGTGAACAATACGCCGGGCGAGCGGATCGCTTTTCGGGATAGCGTCCTGAACCTGAATCGAAATTATACGGGTATTGATCTGGTGGCCTTTCGCGGCTATGGTAAACCCCGAATCAGTAGGCGGGAGCGCACCGACGAAACACTCGGGCTGGAACTCAGCAGTGGTATTGCCAGCTACAAACTTCGGTACGGCAGACCCGTTTCCACGTCGGCCGTGTCCACGTCGGCCGTGTCCACGACGGCTGTGTCCACGACGGCTGTGTCCACGACGGCTGTGTCCACGACGGCTGCATCCACAACGGCATCGACAGGAAGTTATTCGGGCGATACGCTGATTTCGTTTCTGGAGACTCCGAAAATGATCCGACTTTTTCGGCCTGCCAACCGGGCGGCTGATGACACCCTGCACCTAACCGTGGTGGCCGAGGATTCGGTGGGCAATGTGACGGAACTGAGGGAGCGGATTTATTTCTCTCCGCTGAAGACGAAAGCGAAGAACCGAAGTCCGCTAACGGTTCAGGTAAGCCCGCCATCGAACGAACCCATTGACAATAACCTGGAGTTTACGCTGGTCTTCAGCAAACCCGTCTTTAGTTATAAAACGGAGCGGATAATTATTGGGCCCGATAGTACGAAACCGTTTGTTCTTACCCCTGCCAACCTGACCTGGACGAATAATAAGTCCCGCCTGGTTATCAGGCAGAAAACCAACCTGACCGATACGCTGCTGTTTCGACTGCAAAAAGGGGCCTTTATCAGTGTTCAGGGCGATACGCTTGCCCGCTATTCGGCCCGCTACACCATTGCCGAAGAAGATAGCTACGGACTCATTGCGGGGCATGTGAATCCGGCTACTACGGGAGCCGCCGGGAATAAGTTTATCGTCGAACTGCTGGATGATAAGTACACCGTAGTCCGATCTGCTTACGGAACCCCGTCCTATAGTTTCGGTCGATTGAAACCGGGGTTGTACCGTGTTCGACTGATTATTGACGCCAACGGGAACCGAAAGCGCGACATCGGCAATGTGCTGAAGGGTCTCCAGCCCGAGCGAATGATCTATAATCCCGGCACCGAAGAAAACGGGACAATCCGCGTCAAGCAGAATTTCGAACTGACGGATATTGATTTCTGA
- a CDS encoding hypothetical protein (KEGG: GK10982 gene product from transcript GK10982- RA) — translation MNLLQCTFRTTVVLLASASLSFAQNTNQAAVDTLTKDVAIAVFAKISQPKAQEIYAQLLACDDGCDPQQVIRGVGSWDQVGAKMQELSELKNTARFVSLPPEEANAAIRKQLAMFYAKYKTDQNYGKPLSPDVQARMLAKIDALLPPAETSQTAPPADKTTTASQPTGEEETGISPAALQLSQLERQTKEAQEKQLWMLLLGAVGGLIVGAGAVYLLAYRGAKTEVDRLISENRQLSKENDGLRHKPVNETRKPQGDLVQKASAFDAITAELGTNNPLAAIRQLKSQPGSADSSPAPKVIPRARQSESIVESTPPRPTPVQKQPVAVPPLSPAPVPAPVAAPSPAPTPTPVRSAVFYFPPPDPNGQFDSQHKADTLSPESAYRFSIDANNPSIATFRFEAEPGRVARFLTYRNYMIEPACDSENSYMTSHTRITMRRDGEAVLENGSWRVKNKALIRYE, via the coding sequence ATGAACTTATTACAATGTACGTTTCGAACGACAGTTGTCCTACTCGCATCAGCTTCCCTCAGCTTCGCCCAGAATACTAATCAGGCGGCTGTCGATACCCTGACGAAAGATGTGGCGATTGCGGTCTTCGCGAAGATAAGCCAGCCCAAAGCACAGGAGATCTACGCGCAGCTGCTCGCGTGCGATGATGGCTGCGACCCGCAACAGGTCATTCGGGGAGTGGGTAGCTGGGATCAGGTGGGTGCCAAGATGCAGGAGCTAAGCGAGTTGAAAAATACCGCTCGTTTTGTGAGTCTTCCGCCCGAAGAAGCCAACGCGGCTATTCGTAAGCAGCTGGCAATGTTCTACGCCAAATACAAGACTGACCAAAATTATGGTAAACCACTGAGCCCGGACGTTCAGGCCAGAATGCTGGCTAAAATAGACGCGCTACTGCCACCCGCCGAGACTTCGCAGACGGCTCCCCCAGCCGACAAGACCACTACGGCTTCGCAACCAACCGGCGAAGAGGAAACCGGCATAAGCCCGGCCGCCCTTCAACTCAGTCAACTGGAACGGCAGACTAAAGAAGCTCAGGAAAAACAACTCTGGATGCTGCTTCTGGGCGCGGTTGGTGGCTTGATCGTAGGAGCGGGTGCTGTGTATCTGCTGGCATACCGTGGAGCAAAAACTGAAGTTGACCGACTGATTAGCGAAAACAGGCAGCTCAGCAAAGAAAACGATGGTCTCCGCCACAAACCGGTCAACGAGACCCGTAAGCCGCAAGGCGACCTTGTTCAGAAGGCCAGTGCCTTCGACGCCATCACTGCGGAGTTAGGAACAAACAACCCACTGGCGGCCATCCGGCAACTTAAGTCACAGCCTGGCTCAGCCGATAGCAGTCCGGCTCCCAAAGTGATTCCCCGTGCTCGCCAGAGTGAGTCGATAGTCGAGTCGACCCCACCACGGCCTACGCCTGTTCAAAAACAGCCAGTTGCTGTACCGCCACTCAGTCCGGCACCAGTGCCTGCTCCAGTGGCAGCTCCCAGTCCGGCCCCTACCCCCACCCCGGTCCGTTCAGCCGTATTTTACTTTCCTCCGCCCGACCCAAACGGGCAGTTCGACAGTCAGCACAAAGCCGATACACTCTCGCCCGAATCCGCTTACCGGTTCAGCATCGACGCCAATAACCCATCTATAGCAACCTTCCGATTTGAGGCAGAGCCGGGTCGGGTAGCGCGTTTTTTAACGTATCGGAATTACATGATCGAACCCGCCTGCGATAGCGAAAACAGTTATATGACTTCACACACCCGCATTACCATGCGCAGGGACGGTGAGGCCGTACTGGAAAATGGGTCCTGGCGCGTAAAAAACAAAGCCCTGATTCGGTATGAATAA
- a CDS encoding KWG Leptospira repeat protein (PFAM: KWG Leptospira repeat protein~KEGG: rpe:RPE_2275 peptidase C14, caspase catalytic subunit P20), with translation MTETELTDRLREAIVLNGPDVWRTNGYFKEAQQAGLSEEDALKHATEISQEVAANSLLFQNIQARIARLALPSRSQYIEQDFNQIVNAATSLKLTPEFVKNRWIPTVLQRLEVASKPIRTEPIVVPVPEPAKPTFEELIDTKPEPVRPVVPEPAITKPAPVVPPVTAERAVTKPAPVPAPQPSVAKPVPPIAEPVVTRPAATRPAPPMPPPVSTSPPPVVRSSRTAPERIPERPPVVRSFTATPGRVRKGQPVTLAWSVDNLLAVTIDDLGEGLSPVNRGWVKPTKTTDYTLFDANNNPLSTVRVVVIEPDRSGIYGVLFALALLAGIYWYIRRNNSQETEEPQKPRTEQTTESSSGKRKNRKRSINQEEAQKPIEVRPDEETYIPPDMMDKPDVAIVEKPKKADPPVRKQPQEDVASSEPEQKPATPADARLGKYKEAFGDKPYDKVELGTDERGWRRARSQGRWGFINEQDEWVIKPEYEAVTPFRGNTAAVFQNGQLMTINRQGEQVKN, from the coding sequence ATGACTGAAACCGAACTGACCGACCGACTTCGCGAAGCCATCGTGCTCAACGGCCCTGACGTTTGGCGTACCAATGGCTACTTTAAAGAGGCCCAGCAAGCGGGCTTATCAGAAGAGGATGCCCTAAAACACGCTACTGAAATAAGTCAGGAAGTTGCTGCCAACAGTCTACTGTTCCAGAATATACAGGCCCGCATTGCCCGGCTGGCACTGCCGTCGCGTAGTCAGTATATTGAACAGGACTTCAACCAGATTGTCAATGCAGCGACTTCGTTAAAACTGACGCCCGAATTTGTTAAGAATCGGTGGATACCTACGGTGTTGCAACGACTGGAGGTGGCGTCGAAACCAATTCGTACCGAACCTATTGTTGTACCCGTTCCCGAGCCTGCAAAGCCCACTTTTGAGGAACTTATCGATACGAAGCCTGAGCCAGTCAGGCCAGTTGTTCCGGAACCGGCAATAACCAAACCGGCTCCTGTTGTACCGCCGGTTACGGCCGAGCGTGCGGTAACGAAACCGGCTCCCGTGCCAGCCCCCCAACCTTCGGTAGCCAAACCAGTTCCCCCGATTGCTGAACCAGTCGTAACCCGACCGGCTGCAACCCGGCCAGCTCCACCGATGCCACCGCCAGTCTCTACGTCTCCCCCGCCGGTGGTACGTTCCTCAAGAACGGCACCGGAGCGAATACCCGAACGCCCCCCCGTTGTCCGGTCTTTTACGGCCACGCCGGGTCGGGTTCGGAAAGGCCAGCCCGTTACACTGGCATGGTCGGTAGACAACCTCCTGGCGGTTACGATTGATGATTTGGGCGAGGGCCTTTCGCCTGTTAACCGGGGTTGGGTGAAGCCAACGAAAACGACGGACTACACCCTTTTCGACGCCAATAACAATCCGTTAAGTACCGTTCGGGTGGTGGTTATTGAGCCGGACCGGAGTGGGATTTATGGCGTTCTGTTTGCACTAGCGCTCCTGGCTGGCATTTACTGGTATATCAGACGCAATAATTCGCAGGAGACGGAAGAGCCACAAAAACCCAGAACGGAACAAACTACAGAATCCTCATCGGGCAAACGCAAAAACCGCAAACGAAGTATAAATCAGGAGGAAGCGCAAAAACCCATAGAAGTCAGGCCCGATGAAGAGACTTATATTCCACCAGACATGATGGATAAGCCTGACGTCGCCATCGTGGAGAAGCCTAAAAAAGCGGATCCTCCTGTCAGGAAACAACCCCAGGAAGATGTAGCCTCGTCGGAACCTGAACAAAAGCCAGCCACCCCCGCCGACGCCCGGCTGGGAAAATACAAGGAAGCCTTTGGGGATAAACCTTACGACAAAGTAGAACTGGGTACCGATGAACGTGGTTGGCGTCGTGCCCGGAGTCAGGGCCGCTGGGGCTTTATTAACGAGCAGGACGAATGGGTAATCAAACCCGAATATGAAGCCGTTACGCCGTTCCGTGGCAACACCGCAGCCGTATTTCAGAATGGGCAGCTTATGACCATCAACCGCCAGGGCGAGCAGGTAAAAAATTGA
- a CDS encoding dimethyladenosine transferase (KEGG: xac:XAC0863 dimethyladenosine transferase~TIGRFAM: dimethyladenosine transferase~PFAM: ribosomal RNA adenine methylase transferase~SMART: ribosomal RNA adenine methylase transferase), with amino-acid sequence MYVKPKKELGQHFLKDLSIAQRIAELLTGHAGADGVPYTKVLEIGPGTGVLTQFLLQNSQFDTYVIEIDRESVEYLKQYVPALEGRILASDFLNIRPDLLPTKQPDNTEPFAVIGNFPYNISTQILFKVLDMRDRVPEVVGMFQREVAQRVASGPGNKDYGILSVLLQAWYDIKYEFTVDPSVFNPPPKVFSGVISLKRNAVTDLGCDVKKFTQVVKHGFSQRRKTLRNALKPLSPSEAALASPFMDKRAEQLGVAEFVALTILMSERAEG; translated from the coding sequence ATGTACGTTAAACCTAAAAAAGAACTCGGTCAGCACTTTTTAAAAGACCTGAGCATTGCTCAACGCATTGCCGAACTCCTGACCGGTCACGCCGGAGCGGATGGCGTGCCGTATACCAAAGTGCTGGAAATAGGTCCGGGTACGGGTGTGCTAACCCAGTTTCTTCTACAGAATAGCCAGTTTGATACGTATGTCATTGAAATTGACCGCGAATCGGTCGAGTACCTGAAACAGTATGTACCAGCCCTGGAAGGCCGTATTCTGGCATCCGATTTTCTTAATATCCGCCCGGATCTACTGCCGACCAAACAACCTGATAATACGGAGCCTTTTGCTGTTATTGGCAATTTTCCTTATAATATTTCAACCCAGATACTCTTTAAAGTACTGGACATGCGCGACCGGGTTCCGGAGGTAGTAGGCATGTTTCAGCGCGAGGTAGCGCAGCGGGTAGCCTCCGGGCCGGGCAATAAAGATTATGGTATTTTGAGCGTCTTGCTACAGGCCTGGTACGATATCAAGTACGAGTTTACCGTAGACCCAAGCGTCTTCAACCCGCCCCCCAAGGTCTTTTCGGGGGTAATTTCGCTTAAACGGAATGCCGTTACCGACTTGGGTTGCGACGTAAAGAAGTTTACGCAGGTTGTTAAGCACGGGTTCAGCCAGCGCCGAAAAACACTCCGGAACGCCCTTAAACCCCTGTCTCCATCCGAAGCTGCCCTTGCCAGCCCGTTCATGGATAAACGGGCTGAACAGCTGGGTGTAGCTGAGTTTGTAGCCTTAACTATATTAATGAGCGAAAGAGCGGAAGGATAA